One genomic region from Planktothrix serta PCC 8927 encodes:
- a CDS encoding DUF790 family protein — protein sequence MLPSELLSYKQQGETVIPLRLNIDTKHINLATEVIRCFEESVNQTQGELNKRLQEFEGDSPDYRLKRGLAHLLRGSFCTFEVVSPLEPVELRQKVFALSAKTMPSYGSTEHTLEQLATQLSQDLNREVLPHQILSGLYADLQENRILTQLDSPTPEALLHRYNLSQVQGIFYQASKIVINAYRNDPGEYKLLFRYLKLFQLMTYIEGDADQGFTLTIDGPTSLFKASTRYGLSLAKMIPALLHVTKWSLKAKLQQRDPYTRVVRTGYFSLNSDCGLVSHYPPGKPYDSMIEQSFAERWNTLKTEWKLEREVDLIPLPGSVMIPDFRLVHPDGRVFLLEIIGYWRPEYLQKKFYQVQRSGCDFLILAISERLNLENAGIDVNHLPVPVVWFKDKLLPKAVLELIENKPS from the coding sequence ATGCTACCTTCTGAACTTTTAAGTTATAAACAACAGGGAGAAACGGTAATTCCCCTGCGGTTAAATATTGATACGAAACACATCAATTTAGCAACGGAAGTCATTCGGTGTTTTGAAGAATCTGTGAATCAAACCCAAGGGGAATTAAATAAACGGTTACAGGAATTTGAAGGAGATAGTCCTGATTATCGGTTGAAACGAGGGTTAGCCCATTTATTAAGGGGGAGTTTTTGTACTTTTGAGGTCGTTAGTCCTTTAGAACCTGTGGAATTACGACAAAAAGTATTTGCATTATCCGCGAAAACAATGCCGAGTTATGGGTCTACGGAACACACCTTAGAACAGTTAGCAACGCAACTGAGTCAAGACTTAAATCGAGAGGTTTTACCCCATCAAATTCTATCGGGTCTTTATGCAGATTTACAGGAAAATCGGATTTTAACACAATTAGATTCCCCGACTCCAGAGGCGTTATTACATCGTTATAATCTCTCTCAAGTTCAGGGAATTTTTTATCAAGCCAGTAAAATTGTGATTAATGCCTATCGCAATGATCCAGGGGAATATAAACTCTTATTTCGCTATTTAAAATTATTTCAATTAATGACCTATATTGAAGGAGATGCAGATCAAGGGTTTACTTTAACTATTGATGGGCCGACAAGTTTATTTAAAGCGAGTACCCGCTATGGTTTATCCTTAGCGAAAATGATTCCAGCGTTACTCCACGTTACGAAATGGAGTTTAAAGGCTAAATTACAACAACGTGACCCCTATACTCGTGTGGTAAGAACGGGTTATTTTAGTTTGAATTCTGATTGCGGTTTAGTCAGTCATTATCCGCCCGGTAAACCCTATGATAGCATGATTGAACAATCCTTTGCCGAGCGTTGGAATACGTTAAAAACGGAGTGGAAATTAGAACGAGAAGTGGATTTAATTCCGCTTCCAGGGAGTGTAATGATTCCTGATTTTCGATTAGTTCATCCCGATGGACGGGTATTTTTATTAGAGATTATTGGCTATTGGCGACCGGAATATTTACAGAAGAAGTTTTACCAGGTTCAACGCTCTGGATGTGATTTCTTAATTTTAGCAATTTCTGAACGATTGAATTTAGAAAATGCCGGAATTGATGTTAATCATCTTCCGGTTCCGGTGGTTTGGTTTAAGGATAAGTTATTGCCAAAAGCGGTATTAGAACTGATTGAAAACAAGCCCTCCTAA
- a CDS encoding DEAD/DEAH box helicase, translating to MPRTPILSFDRGTLLLHPPPKGKSWIDFATWDDRVEKFRIPAYYYRALVETLRKNEVPFIDQAPNFTSLQLTPSFEMPPYLHQQEALEAWQAVGSQGVVVLPTASGKTYLAQLAMQVTGYSTLIVVPTLDLMHQWYAHLLAAFPDVEIGLLGGGSKDRTPILVATYDSATIHCETLGEKYGLLIFDECHHLPTDFYRVIAEYSLAPYRLGLTATPERSDGRHSDLLLLIGSTVYRKTPEQLAGGALANHKVVQILVKLSPKERDIYQEQMKIRNEFIKQNNIKLSSLEGWKQFVMLSARSPLGRRAMLAHRQAKDISLCTNGKLRILADLLAQHYPEKTLIFTADNSTVYRISQGFLIPAITHQTPIKERHEILTKFREGDYKALVASHVLNEGVDVPDAKIAIILSGTGSEREYIQRLGRVLRKGNTPNKQAILYEVVTEDTTEERTSQRRKGETKSKPQPPKKSSNSDYQQLDIFQPTPLYGRTNSQSKRVAESSEQWNTSEESEYNREQGTGDREQEEQDFTL from the coding sequence ATGCCTCGCACACCCATATTATCTTTTGATCGGGGTACATTGTTATTACATCCCCCCCCAAAAGGGAAAAGTTGGATTGATTTTGCTACCTGGGATGATCGGGTAGAAAAGTTTAGAATTCCTGCTTATTATTATCGTGCGTTAGTGGAAACTTTACGAAAAAATGAAGTTCCTTTTATTGATCAAGCTCCTAATTTTACCTCATTACAATTAACCCCTAGTTTTGAAATGCCTCCTTATCTCCATCAACAGGAAGCCTTAGAAGCTTGGCAAGCGGTGGGGAGTCAAGGGGTTGTGGTTTTACCCACAGCTTCGGGTAAAACCTATTTAGCTCAATTAGCGATGCAAGTCACGGGATATAGTACCTTAATTGTTGTCCCAACCTTGGATTTAATGCACCAATGGTATGCTCATTTATTAGCCGCTTTTCCTGATGTTGAAATTGGGTTATTAGGAGGAGGTTCTAAGGATAGAACGCCGATTTTAGTGGCAACTTATGATAGTGCAACCATTCATTGTGAAACCTTGGGAGAAAAATATGGGTTATTAATTTTTGATGAATGTCATCATTTACCAACGGATTTCTATCGAGTGATTGCTGAATATTCCCTGGCACCTTATCGGTTAGGGCTAACAGCAACTCCTGAACGTTCAGATGGCAGACATAGTGATTTATTACTGTTAATTGGGTCTACGGTTTATCGGAAAACACCGGAACAGTTAGCAGGCGGAGCATTAGCTAATCATAAAGTTGTCCAGATTTTAGTTAAACTTTCTCCTAAAGAACGAGATATTTATCAAGAGCAAATGAAAATCAGAAATGAGTTTATTAAACAGAATAATATTAAATTATCAAGTTTAGAGGGGTGGAAACAATTTGTGATGTTGAGTGCGCGATCGCCGTTAGGAAGACGGGCAATGTTAGCCCACCGACAGGCGAAAGATATTTCATTATGTACGAATGGAAAATTAAGAATATTAGCCGATTTACTAGCACAACATTATCCTGAAAAAACTTTGATTTTTACGGCTGATAATTCAACGGTTTATCGCATTTCCCAAGGGTTTTTAATTCCGGCTATTACCCATCAAACCCCGATTAAAGAACGCCATGAAATCTTAACAAAATTTAGAGAGGGAGATTATAAAGCTTTAGTCGCATCCCATGTTTTAAATGAAGGCGTTGATGTTCCTGATGCTAAAATTGCGATTATTTTATCAGGAACAGGTTCAGAACGAGAATATATTCAACGGTTAGGGCGAGTTTTACGCAAAGGGAATACTCCCAATAAACAAGCGATTTTGTATGAAGTGGTTACGGAAGATACCACTGAAGAACGCACTTCTCAACGTCGCAAAGGAGAAACGAAATCTAAACCCCAACCCCCGAAAAAATCCTCGAATTCTGATTATCAACAATTAGATATTTTTCAACCGACTCCTTTATATGGTCGCACCAATTCTCAAAGCAAACGAGTTGCTGAATCTTCTGAACAATGGAATACTTCTGAAGAATCTGAATATAATAGGGAACAGGGAACAGGGGACAGGGAACAGGAAGAACAAGATTTTACCCTCTAG
- a CDS encoding class I SAM-dependent methyltransferase — MLLQRHQRIKLDETDDSLFYSFPRFVTHVDEGFIDQLTTLYRNRLKPQTRILDLMSSWVSHLPSEIEFAHVEGHGMNEEELAKNSQLDHYFIQDLNQNPKLPLSDQDFDAVLICVSIQYLQYPEAIFSEIHRILKPGGITIVSFSNRMFYQKAIAAWREETEANRLELVKGYLNSVQSNNLTGFNPPEVIANQSKTPLFMQMLGMGGSDPFYAVIASRP; from the coding sequence ATGTTACTTCAACGTCATCAACGGATTAAATTAGATGAGACAGATGACTCCCTATTTTACTCCTTTCCCCGGTTTGTTACTCACGTCGATGAAGGGTTTATTGATCAGTTAACTACCCTGTATCGAAACCGTCTAAAACCCCAAACTCGGATATTAGATTTAATGAGTAGTTGGGTGTCCCATCTTCCGAGTGAGATTGAATTTGCTCACGTCGAAGGACATGGAATGAATGAAGAAGAATTAGCCAAAAATTCTCAACTCGATCATTATTTTATTCAAGACTTAAACCAAAATCCTAAACTTCCCCTATCTGATCAAGATTTTGATGCCGTTTTAATCTGTGTTTCTATTCAATATTTACAATATCCTGAAGCTATTTTTTCCGAGATTCATCGAATTTTAAAACCCGGTGGAATCACAATTGTTAGCTTTTCTAATCGAATGTTTTATCAAAAAGCGATCGCAGCCTGGCGAGAAGAAACAGAAGCCAATCGACTCGAATTAGTCAAAGGATATTTGAATTCAGTTCAAAGCAACAACTTAACTGGGTTTAATCCTCCCGAAGTGATTGCAAATCAATCTAAAACTCCTCTATTTATGCAAATGTTAGGAATGGGAGGAAGTGACCCATTTTATGCTGTGATTGCCTCTCGACCTTAA